A genome region from Parafrankia irregularis includes the following:
- a CDS encoding tetratricopeptide repeat protein, translated as MPDTLGGLRLAGAVPLDPKPAPPPPPVGRPGAGPAGAPAGAPTTGATGPVVVDVTEETFNDEVVGRSMEVPVVLDFWASWCGPCKQLSPVLERLAAADGGRWVLAKVDVDANPGLAQAAGVQGIPAVKAVVGGRIVGEFTGAVPEREVRGWLDQLLSAVGELPGGPAGAAPPPHLAEAHDAMARGDLDAAATAFQAQLAETPADPDAAIGLAQVELLRRVSGYDAGWLRQRLAADPYDVEAGLAVADLTVAQGDPATAFSRLVELVRRTSGEDREKVRAHLVGLFQALGDSEPAVAPARRALAAALF; from the coding sequence ATGCCCGACACACTCGGCGGTCTGCGCCTCGCCGGCGCCGTGCCCCTCGACCCCAAGCCCGCACCGCCGCCGCCCCCGGTCGGGCGGCCCGGTGCAGGTCCGGCCGGTGCCCCGGCCGGCGCACCCACCACCGGTGCCACCGGGCCGGTCGTCGTGGATGTGACGGAGGAGACATTCAACGACGAGGTCGTGGGCCGGTCCATGGAGGTGCCGGTCGTCCTCGACTTCTGGGCGTCCTGGTGCGGCCCGTGCAAGCAGCTCAGCCCGGTGCTGGAGCGGCTCGCGGCGGCCGACGGCGGGCGCTGGGTGCTCGCCAAGGTCGATGTGGACGCCAACCCCGGCCTGGCCCAGGCGGCAGGTGTGCAGGGGATTCCGGCGGTCAAGGCGGTCGTCGGCGGCCGGATCGTCGGTGAGTTCACCGGCGCCGTCCCCGAGCGTGAGGTCCGCGGCTGGCTGGACCAGCTGCTCAGCGCGGTGGGTGAGCTGCCGGGCGGGCCCGCGGGCGCGGCCCCGCCGCCCCACCTCGCCGAGGCCCACGACGCGATGGCCCGTGGCGACCTGGACGCCGCGGCGACCGCATTCCAGGCCCAGCTCGCCGAGACGCCCGCCGACCCGGACGCGGCCATCGGCCTGGCCCAGGTGGAGCTGCTGCGCCGGGTGAGCGGCTACGACGCCGGCTGGCTGCGCCAGCGGCTCGCCGCCGACCCCTACGACGTCGAGGCGGGGCTTGCCGTGGCCGACCTGACGGTGGCCCAGGGCGACCCGGCCACGGCCTTCAGCCGGCTGGTGGAGCTCGTTCGCCGGACGTCCGGAGAGGACCGGGAGAAGGTGCGGGCGCACCTCGTCGGCCTGTTCCAGGCCCTCGGTGACAGCGAGCCGGCCGTCGCCCCGGCCCGGCGGGCGCTGGCCGCCGCGCTCTTCTGA
- a CDS encoding MTH1187 family thiamine-binding protein yields MLVAFSVTPIGLGEEVAAPVAEAVRVVRESGLPNETNAMFTMIEGEWAEVMEVVRQATEAVAARCGRVSLVLKADLREGVTDALHNKVASVERHLAAG; encoded by the coding sequence ATGCTTGTTGCCTTCAGCGTCACCCCCATCGGTCTCGGCGAGGAGGTCGCGGCACCGGTCGCCGAGGCGGTCCGGGTCGTGCGTGAGTCCGGGCTGCCCAACGAGACCAACGCGATGTTCACCATGATCGAAGGTGAATGGGCCGAGGTCATGGAGGTCGTCCGGCAGGCCACCGAGGCCGTCGCGGCCCGGTGTGGGCGGGTGAGCCTGGTGCTCAAGGCCGATCTTCGTGAGGGTGTCACCGACGCCCTGCACAACAAGGTGGCAAGCGTCGAACGGCATCTCGCCGCCGGCTGA